A genome region from Candidatus Hydrogenedens sp. includes the following:
- a CDS encoding (Fe-S)-binding protein: MTIEHEYIHSFVGVESEKCKKCMQCIKVCPTRAIRVWEDKVHIISNRCINCNQCIHVCPTGVFKLEIDNRGIKEGNKKVFIVPLPMFASLGKYKITSDYLRLLREEKGINLYPLMLWEEVLKNKVHEYVLSEQNNVALPVILPLCPAVVYWIQTEYPSLVKHIAPYLTPIQSAIDNFTNDIEITVVPSCPSQICALKVEENLNKKVNILDPFEALNYFRKLEVGALPNEESYELSNYNVSKSDSVVITGLESVRMFLMSLEKKQLPFMPKIVELYTCRGGCYGAPFWGKEPETTRLYFENKWQEIKQSSESIGELKVQFRVTGLKPRRGIRLDENIQKAMRKLTDIEQKNRILPGRDCGICGAPTCLDFAEDIVLNNIDVKHCPYIIKE, from the coding sequence ATGACGATAGAACATGAGTATATACATTCTTTTGTGGGTGTAGAATCAGAGAAATGCAAAAAGTGTATGCAATGTATAAAAGTATGTCCTACACGTGCTATCCGAGTATGGGAAGATAAAGTCCATATTATTTCAAATCGTTGTATTAATTGTAATCAATGTATACACGTATGTCCGACGGGTGTATTTAAATTGGAAATTGATAATAGGGGTATTAAAGAAGGAAATAAGAAGGTTTTTATAGTTCCATTACCGATGTTTGCATCATTAGGGAAATATAAAATTACTTCTGATTATTTACGATTATTAAGGGAAGAAAAGGGAATTAACTTATATCCATTGATGCTTTGGGAAGAAGTGCTGAAAAATAAAGTTCATGAATATGTATTGTCAGAACAGAATAATGTGGCATTACCTGTGATTTTACCGCTATGTCCTGCGGTTGTTTATTGGATACAAACGGAATATCCTTCCTTGGTAAAACATATTGCTCCATACTTAACGCCTATTCAATCAGCGATTGATAACTTCACAAATGATATAGAAATAACGGTGGTACCATCTTGTCCTTCACAGATATGTGCCTTAAAAGTAGAGGAGAATCTAAATAAAAAAGTCAATATCCTTGACCCATTTGAAGCACTTAATTATTTTCGTAAATTAGAAGTTGGGGCTTTACCTAATGAAGAATCGTATGAATTGTCAAATTATAATGTAAGTAAAAGTGATAGTGTTGTTATTACAGGTTTGGAATCTGTAAGGATGTTTTTAATGAGTTTAGAAAAGAAGCAATTACCTTTTATGCCTAAAATTGTAGAACTGTATACATGTCGAGGGGGATGTTATGGAGCACCTTTTTGGGGAAAAGAACCAGAGACCACAAGACTGTATTTTGAAAATAAGTGGCAAGAAATAAAACAAAGTAGCGAGAGTATAGGAGAATTGAAGGTTCAATTTAGAGTTACAGGTTTGAAACCGAGAAGAGGGATTCGTTTAGATGAAAATATACAAAAAGCGATGAGAAAGTTAACAGACATAGAACAAAAGAATAGAATACTTCCAGGAAGGGATTGTGGTATTTGTGGTGCCCCGACATGTTTGGATTTTGCCGAAGATATTGTTCTGAATAATATTGATGTAAAACATTGTCCTTATATAATAAAAGAATAG